GTAAGAAGTGGCTTAACTTTTAAGAAGGTATACAGTTGCTCATTGCCATATTGTTTGCAGGTTCTGTCGATGCAAGTCACAACAGACTCTAATAACGATGTGATCAAAGTGAATATATCTACATATGAAAGTAAAGCAGACGAGATGGTAATAGAAAGATTAAATTTACATTTCCAGGGTAAAGGCACTATTAGGAAATATTTCATTGAGACATGAAGAAGAGGGGCACTAAAAGGAGAAAACAATTTACCTCCTGAAGGCAAGAACTCGATAATTTCTGGGCAAGCAATGAGCATAGTCTACCCACAGTACTCACTGCCGCTGGCAGTTTTACGACCAAATCTAGGAACCACATCCCCATGTTTGATTTCAGGACTCCATCAACCtcatcacccataatgcatccCACGTCATTTAAATCTCTCATTAGGTTAACATACAATACAGATATAGCCAGCTGATACAATGGGGAGAGCAATGGAAGGAACTGTCTTGAAGGGTGATGTAGACTTTCAGTCAACAGTAGCAGTATTCAGAGATCCAGATTATGAATAGAAATAATATCAGGAACAGAGAACATGCTTTTATATATTGTCCTTAATCATTACTCTTACAACTAAGAATTCTTTTTCTTACAACAAAACCTCAGGaaattttatcaacaaatttCAATATCCTTTGATCAGTACAAAAAGCAGCCATGATATCTAAAATTTGGAACTTCATTTAATCACAAGATAACAGCATGCAACATATGACATGCCAAGTTACTAATGTGAATTGATCACCACCACAAGGTAGTATCCCGCTTATCTAATTCATAAACAAATGAATTTCCCACTCAATCAAATTATGGTAACTGTTGTTTAGCTGGGTTGGCTTCCATCAGTGACAGCCTAGGCAGGTTTACAACCCACTTAACTGAAGATGATTGGAATCCACCACAGTACACAGCAACATTTATCTGTAAAAAACACATATGGGCAACCTGTATTGAATCGCAATTTTAACTGTCAAAATATGACTATGATCCAAAATCAATTTAGTATTGGCAACCCAGTCTAATGAATCTAATAcgaactaaatattttttttccaattttattttatcggaTACTTCACGATGTCAATATCACTGACACCTAAAAGCTATAATTTCAACAATCATTGGCAAGAACACCAAGGGATGAGTTGTGTGTTTTAGGCCTTTGATTAGAACAGAAGGTTGGGGTTCACTTCCCTTCAGCAAGCCTACTACAGATAATTATATCCCACATGTTTCCTGATTAGCAAGGGTATAGGATAAGAAAGATCTACGGAATTCTGAGAAAAATAATGATCATAATTATCAAGAAGACCAAACTAGTTCTGTCACTGCCACATTGCTAGACCCTTACCAGTCTCTAAGGTGCAAGAACATAATTATCAACATTAGAGTACCAAATTAGCATAGCAGTTGTGGTCAGTCATTTGATTTAGAGTTTCACCTAATTGGTGTGGTCACTTCAATTCCGAAAAGATGATCTGAATTAAGTAAAGTTTCCTCATTACCAACAAAAATAATTCATTCTTTATATCACACTAGGAAGGAAGAAACTTCATATAGATGAGGTAGAGTTCATAATTCATCACTTAAATTGATGGTTTGGTTcgattaaaatttatagtttaaattcgtaactcaatttaattcaaaactgatatttaaaacctaaaaagtCTATTACAAAATGGCTTAATGTTAAGATTATAAGTTATTAAGCATAATCACTGAAAATTGACCGAAATTATCAGAAATATTGAGAGAGCAAGATTTCACATGTTagaaatgaatttaaatatatgaataatttcttaaaaatgtaatatattgattatatcCTAATAACCtctgaaaatttatttgattttgtgtAAGTCCTCTGAATTTgggttattttatttgaataaaatgccctaaatttcagtacaaaaaaaataaaaataaataattcatcaCAATCACCGGTAAGGTAGTTGAAACCTCCGCCCAATTTCGATACACTCTAGACAAGACATCAATACTCTTCCCTTTCGCTtctctttttcaaatataaatccCCTCACTTTTCtccatttcttttcttcttctccaaaaCACACTCTTGAACTCGTCGCCCATCTCCAACAATAATGCCAGACCTTCTACAATCCGCATTCCTTCCTTCCACTTCCTCCCCATTTCTTCGCGCAACCTACAGCAGCAGGCGCCTCCTGCAACTGCCTAGACCCACCAGGAAGACTCAAATCTGCGCCAAGATCCGCGAAATCTTCATGCCTGCCCTTAGTTCTACCATGACTGAGGGCAAGATCGTCTCCTGGATTAAGTCCGAAGGGGAAAAACTCTCCAAGGGCGAGAGTGTTGTCGTCGTTGAGTCCGATAAGGCTGACATGGATGTCGAGACGTTTTATGATGGTTTCCTTGCTAAGATTATGGTGGAGGAAGGTGGGGTCGCGGTGGTGGGGTCCGCTATTGCTTTGTTGGCTGAGACAGAGGAGGAAATCGCAGAGGCTCTGGCGAAAGCGGCTTCTACTGGTGGTGGTGGGTCGGCTGAGGCGGCACCGAGTGAGTCAGTGAAAGAGACAAAATCGGAAGTGGAAAAGGTTGTTGAAAAGGTAGGGCCGTCACTGCCAGCGGTGCAGAAGGTGGTGGGGTTGAGTGTGCATCCGGCGTCAGAGGGAGGGAAGAGGATAGTGGCCTCTCCGTATGCGAAGAAGCTGGCGAAGGAGTTGAAGGTTGAGCTGGGGAGAGTGGTGGGGACTGGGCCATTGGGGAGGATTGTGGCTAAGGATGTTGAGGCGGCTGCGGCAGAGGCTACAGCTCCTATGGCTGCTTCTTCTGGTGGGGTGGCAGCTAAGACAATGCCTGCGGCAGCAGGAATTGAGTTGGGAAGTGTGGTGCCATTCACGACAATGCAGGGTGCTGTGAGCAGAAACATGGTGCAGAGTTTGAGTGTTCCTACTTTTAGAGTTGGTTATACTATTACCACTGATGCTCTTGATGCTTTGTATAAGAAGGTAACAATTTTTATGTTCTGTTGTGCTATTGTTGATGAATTGGCATTAGTCAATTGCTATAATTAGTGTtagggaaatttttttttataagaaacctcctcaagtttgaaaaaataaattagactcTGGATTATAGGAATGTGAATGAAGTTTACTCTTTAGAATGTTTAGAGTAATTTTGTCTGCTGGAGGTTATTTTTGCTCAGAAAATTGTGAATATGttgaagtttttcttttctttcctttttgtcTTTTCGTTGAAAGTAAGTTTATGTGTATATGTTTGCATTTTGTTTTGTGACATTATATATGCATCTCTATTAGTTTCTTGCCAACAAGTTTCAGGGATAATTTCTTTTAAGGATTTGGCTTTAAAATATAGATTGACATTGGTTAGAAGACCGATTTCCAAATTGTCTGCCTGTGATTAGACTCTGGATCATAGGGATTTGCAATTCAATCATGAATGTGAATGATGTATAGTCTTTAAGTTTAGTATGTTGTCCTCTGGAGGAATGTTACTTTTTCTCAAAGAACTGCGGTTGTGATTTTTTTTGAGGAATCAGGGCTTttgtattgaaaaattaattattattgctCATGGTAGATATCTGTTTGGCTCTTAATTATTAAGTGGTTTTACACATGTAGATCAAGTCCAAGGGAGTGACAATGACTGCATTGCTTGCGAAGGCGACGGCACTTGCACTGGCTAAACACCCTGTTGTGAATTCTAGTTGTAGAGATGGTAATAGCTTTACATATAATAGTAGCATCAACATTGCTGTCGCTGTGGCTATAGATGGCGGGTTGATTACGCCAGTGCTTCAGGATGCTGACAAGGTTCTTTTAATTTCCTATTTTTCTGCCTTGTTAGTGTTTCTTTTACTTTCACTCCTGTCCTGGAAAGATTTTGCATCTAAATCTCCTTATATATCTTTTAGGCCGACATCTACACATTGTCAAGAAAATGGAAAGAGTTAGTTGATAAAGCTCGTGCCAAGCAGCTGCAACCTCATGAATACAATACAGGTACATAAATCAATTCCTTTTGGAGTATGACTTTGGAAAAATTTTTTCATGTGGAgtctttgtatttataattatgCCATTGAATTCATGACAATATTTCCCTTTTCAAGATTCGATAaacttttatttctaaatattaaaTGTGTAGAAAAATAGTTGTACACCAGGTATTATATTTTGCGTAAAGTTCAACCAACAATAATCAAATGTACTGGATCTTGTTTGGGCTAAGGTAGATATATCCTTGTCCAGAGCATCCAATTTAAGTATAGTAATGATCAATGAGTTATAATAGGAGCTTCTTCAACACAAAATCCCCTGttaatttattgcattttcCAATAAACAGAAATGATTTATTGTTACTCAATGTTTCTTTTAACCCATGAATTATAATGTATGTTTTGTTAGTTCTGATAGATATAAAGCTACCTGAAAAACTGGCATCATGTGATAGAAATTTGTATGATGTTGTAGTTGTAAACATTGAATGttgaaattgtattttattCCTTTGTTCCTAGAAGGGGCCTGATGGA
This is a stretch of genomic DNA from Mangifera indica cultivar Alphonso chromosome 11, CATAS_Mindica_2.1, whole genome shotgun sequence. It encodes these proteins:
- the LOC123230004 gene encoding dihydrolipoyllysine-residue acetyltransferase component 5 of pyruvate dehydrogenase complex, chloroplastic-like: MPDLLQSAFLPSTSSPFLRATYSSRRLLQLPRPTRKTQICAKIREIFMPALSSTMTEGKIVSWIKSEGEKLSKGESVVVVESDKADMDVETFYDGFLAKIMVEEGGVAVVGSAIALLAETEEEIAEALAKAASTGGGGSAEAAPSESVKETKSEVEKVVEKVGPSLPAVQKVVGLSVHPASEGGKRIVASPYAKKLAKELKVELGRVVGTGPLGRIVAKDVEAAAAEATAPMAASSGGVAAKTMPAAAGIELGSVVPFTTMQGAVSRNMVQSLSVPTFRVGYTITTDALDALYKKIKSKGVTMTALLAKATALALAKHPVVNSSCRDGNSFTYNSSINIAVAVAIDGGLITPVLQDADKADIYTLSRKWKELVDKARAKQLQPHEYNTGTFTLSNLGMFGVDRFDAILPPGTGAIMAVGASEPTVVATKDGRIGMKNQMQVNVTADHRVIYGADLAQFLQTLAKIIEDPKDLTF